AACTCGACGCGATCGGTTCCAAATAGTCTTCCCACAAATCCAGATACACCTGCTCCCGGCTGTTCGCCGCTTTGCCCCACAGCTCGCGCGCGTCGAAGGCGACCGAATAACAATGCTGCGGCTTGGTCCCCGCATGATGCGCGTTGGTGTCGGGAAAGACGAACACGCCCCAGTCGCGCGCGATGACTCCGGCTTTGCCGCGCACGTAACGCGGCAAACGCGTGTGTCCCGATGGATTCAGGTTGCGTGCGCGCACGCGAGCGCCTTTGGCAAAGCGGGCGCGCGGCGGCCTCTTTTCGGTTTTGACCTTAATCGGCGCCGGGCCCTGAGTCGCGACGGCATTCGCGATCAGAGCCGGGTCGATCGCGCCGTCTTCCTTCGCCAGCAGTTCTTTGCGCGTCACCACGCGACGCTCGACCAGCAAAGTCTCGACCGCCGCGATCCATCGTTCGTAATAGCTCGACGCGAGGTAGCGCGCGGGCGGAATCCGCTCGATCGCATGGCGGAACTCGTCGGCATTGATCAGTCCACGGCCCACCGCGATGCTCGCAATCGCATACACTCGCCCTTCCCAGCCGGCGTGAAAGACGGGTTCGTTCTGTTCGTGGACAACCGGCCCGAAACCGTC
The window above is part of the Candidatus Binatus sp. genome. Proteins encoded here:
- the nthB gene encoding nitrile hydratase subunit beta is translated as MNGVHDMGGMDGFGPVVHEQNEPVFHAGWEGRVYAIASIAVGRGLINADEFRHAIERIPPARYLASSYYERWIAAVETLLVERRVVTRKELLAKEDGAIDPALIANAVATQGPAPIKVKTEKRPPRARFAKGARVRARNLNPSGHTRLPRYVRGKAGVIARDWGVFVFPDTNAHHAGTKPQHCYSVAFDARELWGKAANSREQVYLDLWEDYLEPIASSSKRQATRRQTERRSGGR